The following coding sequences are from one Burkholderia stabilis window:
- a CDS encoding phosphonate degradation HD-domain oxygenase, with product MALTVEEIHGLYREHGHVAYSGEPVTQLEHALQSGLLAEEAGADETLVAAAFLHDLGHLLNRQGETPSARGIDDLHQYYVLPFLRPLFSDAVLEPIRLHVDAKRCLCRTDAGYFESLSPDSVRSLALQGGVFSEEETAVFLQRPFAEDALRLRRWDDTAKEEGKVTPDLDHYMEIVARQVRVA from the coding sequence ATGGCATTGACGGTGGAAGAGATCCACGGGCTGTATCGCGAGCATGGCCATGTGGCCTACAGCGGGGAGCCCGTCACGCAGCTCGAGCATGCGCTGCAGAGCGGCTTGCTGGCGGAGGAGGCGGGCGCCGACGAAACGCTGGTCGCGGCGGCGTTCCTGCACGACCTCGGGCACCTGCTGAATCGCCAGGGCGAGACGCCGAGCGCGCGCGGAATCGACGATCTGCATCAGTATTACGTGTTGCCGTTCCTGCGGCCGCTGTTCTCCGACGCGGTGCTGGAGCCGATCCGGCTGCACGTCGACGCGAAGCGCTGTCTGTGCCGGACGGACGCCGGCTATTTCGAGAGCCTGTCGCCGGACTCGGTGCGCAGCCTCGCGTTGCAGGGCGGGGTATTCAGTGAAGAGGAGACGGCGGTGTTCCTGCAGCGTCCGTTTGCGGAGGACGCGCTGCGTCTGCGCCGCTGGGACGATACGGCGAAAGAGGAAGGCAAGGTGACGCCGGATCTCGACCACTATATGGAGATCGTCGCACGCCAGGTGCGGGTGGCCTGA
- the phnA gene encoding phosphonoacetate hydrolase, which produces MNAAFALRVAGQPVSGNGSTDLAGRSVEVNGRRYRLPVEPTVVVCVDGCEYDYLERAVEAGVAPFIGRMIAEGTAWRADCVVPTFTNPNNLSIVCGVPPSVHGICGNYFWDATADGGRGAEVMMNDPAYLRAGTLLAAAADAGARVAVVTAKDKLRRLLGWQLNGICFSAEKAAQANLAENGIVDVLDWVGLPSPDVYSAALSEFVFAAGVRLAQTRQVDLMYLSTTDYVQHKCEPGSAGANAFYAMMDGYLAQLDALGWAIGLTADHGMNAKHDPATGRPNVIYLQDAFDGWYGAQAARVILPITDPYVVHHGALGSFATIYLAPDVDRAEAMWRVGGLDGVELVLDNAEAAARFELPPDRIGDLVVIGRRDMTLGTREREHDLSGLTVPLRSHGGVSEQEVPLLFNRRIERDDPARRPRNFDVFDFVLNRVGT; this is translated from the coding sequence ATGAACGCCGCGTTCGCGTTGAGGGTGGCCGGCCAGCCGGTATCGGGCAATGGTTCGACGGACCTGGCGGGACGCTCCGTCGAGGTCAACGGCCGGCGCTACCGGCTGCCGGTCGAGCCGACCGTCGTCGTCTGCGTCGACGGCTGCGAGTACGACTATCTCGAACGGGCGGTGGAAGCGGGCGTCGCGCCGTTCATCGGGCGGATGATCGCGGAAGGCACGGCGTGGCGCGCCGATTGCGTCGTGCCGACCTTCACCAACCCGAACAACCTGTCGATCGTCTGCGGTGTGCCGCCGTCGGTCCACGGGATCTGCGGCAACTATTTCTGGGACGCAACTGCCGACGGCGGGCGCGGCGCCGAGGTCATGATGAACGACCCGGCCTATCTGCGCGCCGGCACGCTGCTTGCAGCCGCCGCCGACGCTGGTGCGCGGGTGGCCGTCGTGACGGCGAAGGACAAGCTGCGCCGGCTGCTCGGCTGGCAGCTGAACGGCATCTGCTTTTCAGCCGAGAAGGCCGCGCAGGCGAATCTCGCGGAAAACGGCATCGTCGACGTGCTCGACTGGGTCGGCCTGCCGTCGCCGGACGTCTACAGCGCGGCGCTGTCCGAGTTCGTGTTCGCGGCCGGCGTGCGGCTCGCGCAGACGCGCCAGGTCGACCTGATGTACCTGTCGACCACCGACTACGTGCAGCACAAGTGCGAGCCGGGCAGCGCCGGCGCGAACGCGTTCTACGCGATGATGGATGGCTACCTCGCGCAGCTCGACGCGCTCGGCTGGGCGATCGGGCTCACGGCCGATCACGGGATGAACGCGAAGCACGATCCCGCGACTGGCCGGCCGAACGTGATCTATCTTCAGGATGCGTTCGACGGCTGGTACGGCGCGCAGGCGGCGCGCGTGATCCTGCCGATCACCGACCCGTACGTCGTGCACCACGGCGCACTCGGCTCGTTCGCGACGATCTACCTGGCGCCGGACGTCGACCGCGCCGAGGCGATGTGGCGCGTCGGCGGCCTCGACGGTGTCGAGCTCGTGCTCGACAACGCGGAAGCCGCCGCCCGTTTCGAGCTGCCGCCCGACCGGATCGGCGATCTCGTCGTGATCGGCCGCCGCGACATGACGCTCGGCACGCGCGAGCGCGAACACGACCTGTCGGGCCTCACGGTGCCGCTGCGCTCGCATGGCGGCGTGTCGGAGCAGGAAGTGCCGCTGCTGTTCAATCGCCGAATCGAGCGGGACGATCCCGCGCGTCGTCCGCGGAATTTCGACGTGTTCGATTTCGTGCTGAACCGGGTCGGGACATGA
- the phnV gene encoding 2-aminoethylphosphonate ABC transport system, membrane component PhnV → MSAEFRIGQAVPRHQIGWSDALLKHASRAALALAAFACFWLFVLPVVVVALSSVATQWSGTILPAGYSLRWFERLGSPEYDALLTSLEIGFGVSAIGTILGLWLALALEGRDRRGLGAVVDALVMVPNGVPSVVLGLAVLIAYHQKPVDLSSSAAIVVLVQLALILPFCYRCAAAALRPELTVLREAAASLGAPPAMVLRRVLLPQLVPALRASLALGFALSLGELGATLTVYPPGFATVPIVVIGQVERGYYLPASALSLLMLGASLAALLLIAARVPRGKRAAS, encoded by the coding sequence ATGTCCGCTGAATTCCGTATCGGGCAGGCCGTGCCGCGCCACCAGATCGGCTGGAGCGATGCGCTGCTCAAGCATGCGTCGCGTGCCGCGCTCGCGCTGGCCGCGTTCGCGTGCTTCTGGTTGTTCGTGTTGCCTGTCGTCGTCGTCGCGCTGTCGAGTGTGGCGACGCAGTGGTCGGGCACGATCCTGCCGGCCGGCTACAGCCTGCGCTGGTTCGAGCGGCTCGGGTCGCCGGAATACGACGCGCTGTTGACGAGCCTCGAGATCGGCTTCGGCGTATCGGCGATCGGCACGATCCTCGGGCTGTGGCTCGCGCTTGCGCTCGAAGGGCGCGACCGGCGCGGCCTCGGCGCGGTCGTCGACGCGCTCGTGATGGTGCCGAACGGCGTGCCGAGCGTCGTGCTCGGGCTCGCGGTGCTGATCGCGTATCACCAGAAGCCGGTCGACCTGTCGAGTTCGGCGGCGATCGTCGTGCTCGTGCAGCTCGCGCTGATTTTGCCGTTCTGCTATCGCTGCGCGGCCGCCGCGCTGCGCCCGGAGCTGACCGTGCTGCGCGAAGCCGCGGCGAGCCTCGGCGCACCGCCCGCGATGGTGCTGCGCCGCGTGCTGCTGCCGCAGCTCGTGCCGGCGCTGCGCGCGAGCCTCGCGCTCGGCTTCGCGCTGTCGCTCGGCGAACTTGGCGCGACGCTGACGGTTTATCCGCCCGGCTTCGCGACCGTGCCGATCGTCGTGATCGGCCAGGTGGAGCGCGGCTACTACCTGCCGGCGTCCGCGCTGTCGCTGCTGATGCTCGGCGCGTCGCTCGCGGCGCTGCTGCTGATCGCTGCGCGCGTGCCGCGCGGCAAGCGGGCGGCATCATGA
- the phnY gene encoding phosphonoacetaldehyde dehydrogenase, whose amino-acid sequence MMAHPRQDHPAFRAEALRWCGTRAPRERTFDVTDPYTGTRVGTAPLASVDDVRAAFDYAMAYRPKLTRYERSQILERAAALLRERTEEASDLITLESGLSKQDSRYEIGRVADVLKFASVEALRDDAQSFSCDLTPHGKARRVFSQRQPLDGVIVAITPFNHPMNQVAHKIAPAIATNNRVILKPSEKVPLSAFYLADLLYEAGLPEPMLQVLTGDPREIADELVTHPHASLITFTGGVAIGKAIAARAGYRRIVLELGGNDPLIVLEDADLERAASLAVLGSYRNSGQRCTAVKRMLVQRSVAPAFTELLVEKTRAWKYGDPFDPANEMGTVIDEAAARLFEARVGEAVAQGARLLTGNVRRGALYAPTVLDNVDPSMTIVREETFGPVSPVITFDTIDDAIRISNGTAFGLSSGVCTDSTSAVVRFVNELNVGTVNVWEVPGYRIELTPFGGIKDSGLGYKEGVQEAMKSFTNLKTFSLPWE is encoded by the coding sequence ATGATGGCGCATCCCCGACAGGATCACCCGGCGTTTCGCGCAGAGGCGCTGCGCTGGTGCGGCACGCGCGCGCCGCGCGAACGCACGTTCGACGTCACGGACCCATACACGGGCACGCGTGTCGGCACGGCGCCGCTGGCGAGCGTCGACGACGTGCGCGCGGCGTTCGACTACGCGATGGCCTACCGGCCGAAGCTCACGCGCTACGAACGTTCGCAGATCCTCGAACGTGCGGCTGCGCTGTTGCGCGAGCGCACCGAGGAAGCGTCCGATCTGATCACGCTCGAATCGGGATTGTCGAAACAGGATTCCCGCTACGAGATCGGCCGTGTGGCCGACGTGCTGAAGTTTGCGTCCGTCGAGGCGCTGCGCGACGACGCGCAAAGTTTCTCGTGCGACCTGACGCCCCACGGCAAGGCGCGGCGCGTGTTTTCGCAGCGGCAGCCGCTCGACGGCGTGATCGTCGCGATCACGCCGTTCAATCATCCGATGAACCAGGTGGCGCACAAGATCGCGCCGGCGATCGCGACCAACAACCGCGTGATCCTGAAGCCGTCGGAGAAGGTGCCGCTGTCGGCGTTCTATCTGGCCGATCTGCTCTACGAGGCCGGCTTGCCGGAACCGATGCTGCAGGTGCTGACCGGCGATCCGCGCGAGATCGCGGACGAACTCGTCACGCATCCGCATGCGTCGCTGATTACGTTTACGGGTGGCGTGGCGATCGGCAAGGCGATTGCCGCGCGGGCCGGCTACCGGCGCATCGTGCTGGAGCTGGGCGGCAACGATCCGCTGATCGTGCTCGAGGATGCCGACCTCGAACGTGCGGCATCGCTGGCGGTGCTCGGCTCGTACCGGAATTCCGGGCAGCGCTGTACGGCCGTCAAGCGGATGCTGGTGCAGCGCTCGGTCGCGCCCGCATTCACCGAGTTGCTCGTCGAAAAGACGCGCGCGTGGAAGTACGGCGATCCGTTCGATCCCGCGAACGAAATGGGCACGGTGATCGACGAGGCGGCGGCGCGGCTGTTCGAGGCGCGGGTCGGCGAAGCGGTCGCGCAGGGCGCGCGCCTGTTGACCGGCAACGTGCGGCGCGGCGCACTGTACGCGCCGACCGTGCTCGACAACGTCGATCCGTCGATGACGATCGTGCGCGAAGAGACGTTCGGCCCCGTGTCGCCCGTCATCACGTTCGACACGATCGACGATGCGATCCGGATCAGCAACGGGACGGCGTTCGGGCTGTCGTCGGGCGTCTGCACGGACAGTACGTCGGCGGTCGTGCGGTTCGTCAACGAACTGAACGTCGGCACGGTAAACGTATGGGAAGTACCCGGATACCGGATCGAGCTGACGCCGTTCGGCGGGATCAAGGATTCGGGGCTGGGTTACAAGGAAGGCGTCCAGGAGGCGATGAAGAGCTTCACGAACCTGAAGACGTTTTCGCTGCCTTGGGAGTGA
- the phnS gene encoding 2-aminoethylphosphonate ABC transporter substrate-binding protein: MTLQNSSRAAAGAFRKLALAACAAGLLQGAAMPAHAANAVVLYTADGLENLYRDVLPAFEKKEGVKVNIVTAGSGEVVNRANIEKNSPKADVIVTLPPFIQQAGQMGLLQPYQSVNYKNVPAIAKAEDGTWATFVNNYFSFAINPDVVKNQPKTFADLLSPAYAGKVAYSNPATAGDGMAVLILTTSLMGEDKAFDYLAKLSQSVKFHTKGTGYLNVLLSRNEISVANGDLQMDLDDAEHGALSVKPIFLAAKDGDQPTTFQLPYGIGLIKSGPNQDAGKKLIDYLMSTDVQSKVPDMYGIPGRTDVPLAGKNGEAVKKAIAGVKLIPVDWTQVMAKKPVWIERWKKDVIGSSGKQLDVVKPK, from the coding sequence ATGACACTGCAGAATTCCTCGCGCGCCGCTGCCGGCGCGTTCCGCAAGCTCGCGCTGGCCGCCTGCGCCGCCGGTCTGCTGCAAGGCGCCGCGATGCCGGCGCATGCGGCAAACGCGGTCGTGCTGTACACGGCGGACGGTCTCGAGAACCTCTATCGCGATGTGCTGCCGGCTTTCGAGAAGAAGGAAGGCGTCAAGGTCAACATCGTGACGGCGGGCAGCGGCGAGGTCGTCAACCGCGCGAACATCGAGAAGAATTCCCCGAAGGCCGACGTGATCGTCACGCTGCCGCCGTTCATCCAGCAAGCCGGCCAGATGGGCCTGCTGCAGCCGTACCAGAGCGTGAACTACAAGAACGTGCCGGCGATCGCGAAGGCCGAGGACGGCACGTGGGCGACGTTCGTGAACAACTATTTCTCGTTCGCGATCAACCCGGACGTCGTGAAGAACCAGCCGAAGACGTTCGCCGACCTGCTGTCGCCGGCCTACGCCGGCAAGGTCGCGTACTCGAACCCGGCGACCGCCGGCGACGGGATGGCCGTGCTGATCCTGACCACCTCGCTGATGGGCGAAGACAAGGCGTTCGACTACCTCGCGAAGCTGTCGCAGAGCGTGAAGTTCCACACGAAGGGCACGGGCTACCTGAACGTGCTGCTGTCGCGTAACGAGATCAGCGTCGCGAACGGCGACCTGCAGATGGACCTCGACGACGCCGAACACGGCGCGCTGTCCGTCAAGCCGATCTTCCTGGCAGCGAAGGACGGCGACCAGCCGACCACGTTCCAGCTCCCGTACGGCATCGGCCTGATCAAGAGCGGCCCGAACCAGGACGCCGGCAAGAAGCTGATCGACTACCTGATGTCGACGGACGTGCAGTCGAAGGTGCCGGACATGTACGGCATCCCGGGCCGCACGGACGTGCCGCTGGCCGGCAAGAACGGCGAAGCGGTCAAGAAGGCGATCGCGGGCGTGAAGCTGATCCCGGTCGACTGGACCCAGGTGATGGCGAAGAAGCCGGTGTGGATCGAGCGCTGGAAGAAGGACGTGATCGGCAGCTCGGGCAAGCAGCTCGACGTCGTCAAGCCGAAGTGA
- the aroQ gene encoding type II 3-dehydroquinate dehydratase, which yields MSKHKVLVLNGPNLNLLGTREPHIYGAETLADVEQRCRTAAEGLGLEIDFRQSNAEHQLIDWLHAARHDTHGIVINPAAYTHTSVALADALSAIAKPVIEVHISNVHRREAFRHHSYVSAVAEAVICGCGTEGYVFALQRLSTLFAQGAAR from the coding sequence ATGAGCAAGCACAAGGTGCTGGTGCTGAACGGCCCGAACCTGAATCTGCTGGGGACGCGCGAACCTCATATCTACGGCGCGGAGACGCTCGCCGACGTCGAGCAGCGCTGCCGCACGGCGGCCGAAGGGCTCGGGCTGGAAATCGACTTCCGCCAGTCGAACGCCGAGCACCAGCTGATCGACTGGCTGCATGCCGCGCGTCACGACACGCACGGCATCGTGATCAACCCGGCCGCCTATACGCATACGTCGGTGGCGCTGGCCGATGCGCTGTCCGCGATCGCGAAGCCGGTGATCGAAGTGCATATCTCGAACGTGCATCGCCGCGAGGCGTTCCGCCATCATTCCTACGTGTCGGCGGTCGCCGAAGCCGTGATCTGCGGCTGCGGCACCGAAGGCTACGTGTTTGCGCTGCAGCGTCTGTCGACGCTGTTTGCGCAGGGAGCCGCGCGATGA
- a CDS encoding 2-aminoethylphosphonate--pyruvate transaminase: MSDPILLTPGPLTTSATTRHAMQHDWGSWDAAFNQLTASVCADLVAIARGGDEYVCVPMQGSGTFSVEAALGTLVPRDGVVLVPDNGAYCARILKILGRLGIDAIALSFGEDAAVDAAAVEAAFAREPRITHVALVHLETSAGILNPLDAIADACRRHGKRLIVDAMSSFGALPIALAGTGIDALISASGKCLEGVPGMGFAIVRRDALDACEGNSPSLALDLHDQYAYLRKTGQWRFTPPTHVIAALRAALDQYLAEGGQPARGARYAENCRTLVESMHALGFAPFLDASVQAPVIVTFHAPDHPAYDFRRFYDAVRDAGFILYPGKLTQLETFRVGCIGAIDADDIRRAVAAIAQAVESLGIAVQRA; this comes from the coding sequence ATGTCCGACCCGATTCTGCTGACGCCCGGCCCGCTCACCACGTCCGCCACAACCCGCCACGCAATGCAACATGACTGGGGGTCGTGGGACGCCGCTTTCAATCAACTGACGGCCAGCGTCTGCGCGGATCTCGTCGCCATCGCGCGCGGCGGCGATGAGTACGTGTGCGTGCCGATGCAGGGCAGCGGCACGTTCTCGGTCGAGGCCGCGCTCGGCACGCTGGTGCCGCGCGACGGCGTCGTGCTCGTGCCCGACAACGGCGCGTATTGCGCACGCATCCTGAAGATCCTCGGCCGGCTCGGCATCGACGCGATCGCGCTGTCGTTCGGCGAGGATGCGGCCGTCGACGCCGCCGCGGTCGAAGCCGCGTTCGCACGCGAGCCCCGCATCACGCACGTCGCGCTCGTGCACCTGGAGACGAGCGCCGGCATCCTGAACCCGCTGGACGCGATCGCCGACGCGTGCCGGCGCCACGGCAAGCGGCTGATCGTCGACGCGATGAGCTCGTTCGGCGCACTGCCGATCGCGCTGGCCGGCACCGGCATCGACGCGCTGATCTCGGCGAGCGGCAAATGTCTCGAAGGCGTGCCGGGAATGGGTTTCGCGATCGTGCGGCGCGACGCGCTCGATGCATGCGAAGGCAACTCGCCGTCGCTCGCGCTCGATCTCCACGATCAATACGCGTACCTGCGCAAGACGGGCCAGTGGCGCTTCACGCCCCCGACGCACGTGATCGCCGCGCTGCGCGCCGCGCTCGACCAGTACCTCGCCGAAGGCGGCCAGCCCGCGCGCGGCGCGCGCTATGCGGAGAACTGCCGGACGCTGGTCGAATCGATGCACGCGCTCGGGTTCGCGCCGTTCCTCGACGCGAGCGTGCAGGCGCCCGTGATCGTCACGTTCCACGCGCCCGACCATCCGGCCTACGATTTCCGCCGCTTCTACGACGCGGTGCGCGACGCGGGCTTCATCCTGTATCCGGGCAAGCTCACCCAGCTCGAGACGTTCCGCGTCGGCTGCATCGGCGCGATCGATGCCGACGACATCCGGCGCGCGGTCGCGGCGATCGCGCAGGCGGTCGAGTCGCTCGGCATCGCCGTGCAACGCGCGTAA
- a CDS encoding MFS transporter, protein MQHTTHTSAAPAQAAGTVRRTSARYKILALLAIGTMINYLDRTVLGVAAPQLTKELGINAAVMGIMFSAFSWTYVAAQVPGGLFLDRFGSKVTYYWSMTLWSLCTFLQGFVPGVGTLLACRLGLGVAEAPCFPTNSRVVATWFPQNERAMATGTYTVGEYIGLAFFSPVLFALMGAFGWRSLFWVVGTVGIVFGLVWWKFYHEPRNHPGANSEELAYIEAGGGLVHGARKGGNGAKAEKGGKGEQKQFSWAMAGRLLRKRQLAGICLGQFAGNSTLVFFLTWFPTYLATERHMGWLKIGFFAVMPFIAASVGVMFGGIFSDWLLRRGKSANLARKLPIIAGLLLASTIILANYVKSNEAVIAIMSVAFFAQGMAALGWTLVSDIAPDGLLGVTGGIFNFAANLAGIVTPLVVGFVVATTGSFVGALVFIGVIALIGALSYIFVVGDIKRIEL, encoded by the coding sequence ATGCAGCACACCACCCACACGAGCGCCGCGCCGGCCCAGGCGGCCGGCACGGTCCGGCGCACCTCGGCGCGCTACAAGATTCTCGCGCTGCTCGCGATCGGCACGATGATCAACTATCTCGACCGCACCGTGCTGGGGGTGGCTGCGCCGCAGCTCACCAAGGAGCTCGGCATCAACGCGGCCGTGATGGGCATCATGTTTTCGGCGTTTTCGTGGACGTACGTCGCGGCGCAGGTGCCCGGCGGCCTCTTTCTCGACCGCTTCGGCAGCAAGGTCACCTATTACTGGTCGATGACGTTGTGGTCGCTCTGCACGTTCCTGCAGGGCTTCGTGCCCGGCGTCGGGACGCTGCTCGCGTGCCGCCTCGGCCTCGGTGTCGCGGAAGCGCCGTGCTTCCCGACCAACAGCCGGGTCGTCGCGACGTGGTTCCCGCAGAACGAGCGCGCGATGGCGACGGGCACTTATACCGTCGGCGAGTACATCGGCCTCGCGTTCTTCAGCCCCGTGCTGTTCGCGCTGATGGGCGCGTTCGGCTGGCGCTCGCTGTTCTGGGTGGTCGGCACGGTCGGCATCGTGTTCGGCCTGGTCTGGTGGAAGTTCTATCACGAGCCGCGCAACCATCCGGGCGCGAACTCGGAGGAGCTCGCGTACATCGAGGCGGGCGGCGGCCTCGTGCACGGCGCGCGCAAGGGCGGTAACGGTGCAAAGGCGGAAAAGGGCGGCAAGGGCGAACAGAAGCAATTCAGCTGGGCGATGGCCGGCCGGCTGCTGAGGAAGCGCCAGCTCGCGGGTATCTGCCTCGGCCAGTTCGCCGGCAACTCGACGCTCGTGTTCTTCCTGACCTGGTTCCCGACCTATCTCGCGACCGAGCGCCACATGGGCTGGCTGAAGATCGGCTTCTTCGCGGTGATGCCGTTCATCGCCGCGTCGGTCGGCGTGATGTTCGGCGGGATCTTCTCCGACTGGCTGCTGCGCCGCGGCAAGTCCGCGAACCTCGCGCGCAAGCTGCCGATCATCGCGGGCCTGCTGCTCGCGTCGACGATCATTCTCGCGAACTACGTGAAGAGCAACGAGGCCGTGATCGCGATCATGTCGGTCGCGTTCTTCGCGCAGGGGATGGCCGCGCTCGGCTGGACGCTCGTGTCGGACATCGCGCCGGACGGCCTGCTCGGCGTGACGGGCGGCATCTTCAACTTCGCGGCGAACCTCGCGGGCATCGTCACGCCGCTCGTGGTCGGCTTCGTCGTCGCGACGACCGGCTCGTTCGTCGGGGCGCTGGTGTTCATCGGCGTGATCGCGCTGATTGGCGCGCTGTCGTACATCTTCGTCGTCGGCGACATCAAGCGGATCGAGCTGTAA
- a CDS encoding shikimate dehydrogenase, which produces MSRPSFLIGLIGQGIGGSLSPAMHEEEGFRQGFGYVYRRLDLDALGVTVDALPQLLDAAQRMGYNGLNITHPCKQRVIEHLDALSDDARALGAVNTVLFKDGKRIGHNTDWSGFAKSFRRGLPGVSLERVVQLGAGGAGAAVAHAALQMGATELTIFDVDGTRAAALAGELQQRFPAARVAPGGDLAAAMRAATGLIHATPTGMTKHPGLPLPAELLHAGMWVADIVYFPLETELIHAARAAGCATLPGGGMAVYQAVDAFEIFTGRTPDAERMFDHFQSLVAR; this is translated from the coding sequence ATGAGCCGCCCGTCGTTTCTGATCGGCCTGATCGGCCAGGGCATCGGCGGGTCGCTGTCGCCCGCGATGCACGAGGAAGAAGGATTCCGCCAGGGATTCGGCTACGTCTACCGGCGCCTCGATCTCGACGCGCTCGGCGTCACCGTCGACGCGCTGCCGCAACTGCTCGATGCCGCGCAGCGGATGGGCTACAACGGCCTGAACATCACGCACCCGTGCAAGCAGCGCGTGATCGAACACCTCGACGCGCTGTCGGACGACGCGCGCGCGCTCGGCGCGGTGAACACCGTGCTGTTCAAGGACGGCAAGCGGATCGGTCACAACACCGACTGGTCGGGCTTCGCGAAGTCGTTCCGTCGCGGCCTGCCCGGCGTGTCGCTCGAACGTGTCGTGCAGCTCGGCGCTGGCGGTGCGGGCGCGGCCGTTGCCCACGCGGCGCTGCAGATGGGTGCGACCGAACTGACGATTTTCGATGTCGACGGCACGCGTGCCGCCGCGCTCGCGGGCGAGTTGCAGCAACGTTTTCCCGCCGCGCGGGTCGCGCCGGGCGGCGATCTCGCGGCCGCGATGCGCGCCGCGACGGGCCTGATCCACGCGACGCCGACGGGCATGACCAAGCATCCGGGCCTGCCGCTGCCGGCCGAGCTGCTCCACGCGGGCATGTGGGTGGCCGACATCGTGTACTTCCCGCTCGAAACCGAACTGATCCACGCGGCGCGCGCGGCCGGCTGCGCCACGCTGCCGGGCGGCGGGATGGCCGTCTATCAGGCCGTCGACGCGTTCGAAATCTTCACCGGACGCACGCCCGACGCCGAGCGGATGTTCGATCACTTTCAGTCGCTCGTCGCGCGCTGA
- the phnU gene encoding 2-aminoethylphosphonate ABC transporter permease subunit, which produces MSSLSSPEAGLPPHVLASAAAHAAVARRRKRMGDLHLAALAVVVLGPLVVYPLVRLVLLSVSGDHGLSFAAYRTFFGNPDTRNVLMTTLGVLFASAGTASVLGVLLAALLFFRPFPGASLVTRFLELYVAFPSFLVAFTLIFLYGSQGSISIALQHLFHLENPPLDFLFGIGGVILAQTVFYTPFVVRPTLASFATLDLRLIEAARSLGAPGWMLARRVVLPIAWPGIAAGTVLCFLLTLNEFGILLVLGSARLVTLPVAIYSSATVDLDLPTASAGAVVMLALSLALYTVYRRVNRRATGGNDVR; this is translated from the coding sequence ATGTCGTCCTTATCGAGCCCTGAAGCCGGCCTGCCGCCGCACGTGCTCGCGTCGGCCGCCGCGCATGCGGCCGTCGCGCGGCGCCGCAAGCGCATGGGCGACCTGCACCTGGCTGCGCTCGCAGTCGTCGTGCTGGGCCCGCTCGTCGTCTATCCGCTGGTGCGGCTCGTGCTGTTGAGCGTGTCCGGCGATCACGGGCTGAGTTTCGCCGCGTACCGCACGTTCTTCGGCAACCCCGATACGCGCAACGTGCTGATGACGACGCTCGGCGTGCTGTTCGCGAGCGCCGGCACCGCGTCGGTGCTCGGCGTGCTGCTGGCCGCGCTGCTGTTCTTCAGGCCGTTTCCGGGCGCATCGCTCGTCACGCGCTTCCTGGAGCTGTACGTCGCGTTTCCGTCGTTCCTTGTCGCGTTCACGCTGATCTTCCTGTACGGCTCGCAAGGGTCGATCAGCATCGCGCTGCAGCACCTGTTCCATCTCGAGAATCCGCCGCTCGATTTCCTGTTCGGCATCGGCGGCGTGATTCTCGCGCAGACCGTGTTCTATACGCCGTTCGTCGTGCGGCCGACGCTCGCGTCGTTCGCGACGCTCGACCTGCGGCTGATCGAAGCCGCGCGCAGCCTCGGCGCGCCCGGCTGGATGCTCGCGCGCCGCGTCGTGCTGCCGATCGCGTGGCCGGGCATCGCCGCCGGCACCGTGCTGTGCTTCCTGCTAACGCTGAACGAATTCGGGATTCTGCTGGTGCTCGGCAGCGCGCGTCTCGTGACGCTGCCGGTCGCGATCTACAGCAGCGCGACCGTCGATCTCGACTTGCCGACCGCATCGGCTGGTGCGGTCGTGATGCTCGCGCTGTCGCTGGCGCTGTATACGGTTTATCGCCGGGTGAACCGGCGTGCGACGGGAGGGAACGATGTCCGCTGA